One window of Hujiaoplasma nucleasis genomic DNA carries:
- a CDS encoding immunoglobulin-like domain-containing protein gives MKFNKKLLSFIFLALFAVVLIGCNGDETTLEPTDAPTTTEAPTEAPTEEPTEEPTQAPTEEPTEAPTEEPTEAPTDEPTEAPTEEPTEEPTTEEPTTEEPTLPVTIEVALNTLIMLYDEFEDDTYVVTSDVTFRQDVMGYAVTWESSDTDYLANDGTVTRPTKTVGDQTLFLDVTLSYGSQEEMYTFIVTIGALEDYTDQEYADQVFLVATAFPNKEVWTFADSLILPEKGTDKDGNVYDITWSSSHPAVITAEGAIIPDDTQATTVTMTASITINDEEFTADAVFNVGIMPTFDVDTDSIATALAGANIGSYVRITGVTVIGISSNGYFYTDGEDIGFAHASGLPAEINDVVDILGSVAEYYGYMQLGDDKTDGTKVVWTVPSTEAISTPKINAGTIDTIIADGPAAAGDYKLFGMYEITGRIYYAPGNSDPVFIVPSDYDFVNNYDENSKPVGSALEIYDYANDTELIPFHGFEVTIHVIPNGYHSGHSNHYVWYVYTKDEVVAHFDTEADRIEAALNTLMYPEFIVEDTKLDMPTSALGVNFTYTSSDNTIIDPATGNVYAEALTSQVTVTITVNAESNSVTDSKVFEIKVGELQLTDISDVLDASSGKFKIEGIIISGEYQNTYFIQDATGAMALYTGSSSLETLLQNNLGNVVTITGTRGAYKGLEQINVETVDFVEAGTMPDPTNLDALELTSANLLPYQGYVVELTSMIVTDIAVDTYGNIVLTLTHLVNGTTVQAKWDSRVTLPTALDTALKALVEGDAIDIVAPLGWADGPLVYISTSAMIEKITLSDGQKLAADKAGLDFGGNLYEDTVISLPLVGTNGSTIAWAITAGDTNATLVDGDLTVTIPTEDATLEITATITLGEASDTAVFTYTLMNITKVNLGDFSSQTLGEVVAVQGVVYAVIGNGFFIEDATGALFVFSYDATYNVGDEVELLGEVASYEGSFQLSNLISLPAPLSTENSIEMEAIMYEHGTTTLVAAQLYTVIGTVAIEGSYNNVYIYVNETDKFEVYYRSPSTSIDALEAMVGEVVAVDMIYYNGGDTFAYTGETDGVKPYFEVTDFTELVAKTDGTNYDIAADSLVKITGVVTGNSFDGLFLQDANGVGFFLYKPFETGINIGDEVTYLGTVGAYNGARQLAYGASLVEVVSTGNDLIVTSVTADEINAFGEADAGTLYSFDGFTLKEIDGNTMVLEYLMADGVTTGIVNVRYYTNWDDLETIAEQYAIGAALPTIEFIVYNYRDGLVQADVLAAHFTDAEYIQFDANEVPDTLELSEDLIIPTAEFGSTYTITDITGDAATFLDYTTTPGTILVTQPAIGQADATGTMTVEVSLGTETPIVVNVALTVKAEVDLSGETTYTETFTNLDLTGTSYAAGSFVGDNSITWSYTESRGDFTLDGKAIMLDKNGDGSSLSATIQGGISSFSLDFYDAYSGAAQVELWINGTLIATSVSFDDDGDGSVYETFVVTDINISGEFTIQILAAGSQMAIDNLTWTTYTAE, from the coding sequence ATGAAGTTTAACAAAAAGTTATTAAGTTTTATCTTCTTAGCATTATTTGCAGTTGTTCTTATCGGCTGTAATGGAGATGAAACAACGCTTGAGCCTACAGATGCTCCGACGACAACTGAAGCGCCTACTGAAGCGCCAACAGAAGAACCGACAGAAGAGCCAACTCAAGCTCCAACAGAGGAACCTACAGAAGCTCCAACAGAGGAACCTACAGAAGCTCCAACTGATGAGCCTACAGAAGCTCCAACAGAAGAGCCAACAGAGGAACCTACTACAGAAGAGCCAACTACAGAAGAACCTACATTACCAGTTACAATTGAAGTAGCTCTTAATACGTTAATTATGCTTTATGACGAATTTGAAGACGATACATATGTTGTAACAAGTGATGTAACATTTAGACAAGATGTTATGGGTTATGCAGTAACTTGGGAAAGTTCTGATACTGATTATTTAGCTAATGATGGTACAGTAACTAGACCAACAAAAACTGTTGGAGACCAAACATTATTCTTAGATGTTACCTTATCTTATGGTTCACAAGAAGAAATGTATACATTTATTGTGACTATTGGTGCATTAGAAGATTATACTGATCAAGAATACGCTGATCAAGTCTTCTTAGTTGCAACAGCATTCCCTAATAAAGAAGTATGGACATTTGCTGATTCATTAATTTTACCTGAAAAAGGTACTGATAAAGATGGAAATGTATATGACATTACTTGGTCAAGTTCACATCCAGCAGTTATTACAGCAGAAGGTGCTATCATTCCTGATGATACTCAAGCAACGACTGTAACTATGACTGCATCTATCACAATTAATGATGAAGAATTTACAGCAGATGCTGTATTCAATGTTGGTATTATGCCTACATTTGATGTAGATACTGATTCAATCGCTACTGCTTTAGCTGGAGCCAATATTGGATCATACGTTAGAATTACTGGTGTAACAGTTATCGGTATTTCTTCAAACGGATATTTCTACACTGATGGAGAAGACATTGGATTTGCTCATGCATCTGGTTTACCTGCGGAAATTAATGACGTTGTAGATATCCTTGGTTCAGTGGCTGAATACTATGGATACATGCAACTTGGAGATGATAAAACTGATGGAACAAAAGTTGTTTGGACAGTTCCTTCTACAGAAGCAATTTCAACTCCTAAAATTAATGCTGGAACAATCGATACAATTATCGCTGATGGACCAGCTGCAGCAGGAGATTACAAATTGTTTGGAATGTATGAAATTACTGGTAGAATTTATTATGCACCAGGAAATAGTGATCCAGTATTCATAGTGCCTTCTGATTATGATTTCGTTAATAACTATGACGAAAATTCTAAACCAGTTGGATCTGCATTAGAAATTTATGACTATGCTAATGATACAGAATTAATTCCATTCCATGGATTTGAAGTGACTATTCATGTAATCCCTAACGGATATCATTCAGGTCATAGTAACCATTATGTATGGTATGTATATACTAAAGATGAAGTAGTTGCTCATTTTGACACAGAAGCGGATAGAATTGAAGCAGCATTAAATACTTTAATGTACCCTGAATTCATCGTTGAAGATACAAAACTTGATATGCCTACATCTGCTTTAGGTGTTAACTTTACTTATACAAGTTCAGATAACACAATCATTGATCCAGCAACTGGTAACGTATATGCTGAAGCTTTAACATCACAAGTGACAGTTACAATCACTGTTAATGCTGAAAGTAACTCTGTTACAGATTCTAAAGTATTTGAAATTAAAGTTGGTGAATTACAATTGACTGATATTTCAGACGTATTAGATGCAAGTTCTGGTAAGTTTAAAATTGAAGGTATCATTATTTCTGGTGAATACCAAAATACTTACTTCATTCAAGATGCTACTGGAGCTATGGCTTTATATACTGGTAGTTCATCATTAGAAACTTTATTACAAAATAATTTAGGTAATGTTGTTACGATTACTGGTACGAGAGGTGCATACAAAGGCTTAGAACAAATCAATGTTGAAACTGTTGATTTCGTAGAAGCTGGAACAATGCCTGATCCTACTAACTTAGATGCATTAGAATTAACATCAGCTAATTTATTACCTTACCAAGGTTACGTAGTTGAATTAACTAGCATGATTGTTACTGATATTGCAGTTGATACTTATGGAAACATCGTATTAACATTAACTCATTTAGTTAATGGTACAACAGTTCAAGCTAAATGGGATTCACGTGTTACATTGCCTACTGCTTTAGACACAGCTTTAAAAGCTCTTGTTGAAGGTGATGCAATTGATATCGTTGCTCCATTAGGTTGGGCAGATGGTCCGTTAGTGTATATTTCTACATCAGCTATGATTGAAAAAATTACTTTATCTGATGGCCAAAAATTAGCTGCTGATAAAGCTGGATTAGATTTTGGTGGTAACCTTTACGAAGATACAGTTATCTCATTACCATTAGTTGGTACTAACGGCTCTACAATTGCTTGGGCAATTACTGCTGGAGATACTAATGCAACACTTGTTGATGGTGATTTAACTGTTACTATTCCTACTGAAGATGCAACTTTAGAAATCACTGCTACAATTACTTTAGGTGAAGCTAGTGATACTGCAGTATTTACTTATACTTTAATGAATATTACAAAAGTTAACTTAGGTGATTTTAGTAGTCAAACACTTGGCGAAGTTGTTGCTGTTCAAGGTGTAGTATACGCTGTTATCGGTAACGGATTCTTTATTGAAGACGCTACTGGAGCATTGTTCGTATTCTCTTACGATGCAACATACAATGTTGGTGATGAAGTTGAATTATTAGGTGAAGTTGCTTCTTATGAAGGATCTTTCCAATTATCAAACTTAATTTCTTTACCTGCTCCATTATCAACTGAAAACTCAATTGAAATGGAAGCTATTATGTATGAACATGGCACAACTACTTTAGTAGCTGCTCAACTATACACAGTTATTGGTACAGTAGCTATTGAAGGTTCATATAATAATGTTTACATTTATGTAAATGAAACTGATAAATTTGAAGTTTATTACAGATCTCCTTCTACATCAATCGATGCTTTAGAAGCTATGGTTGGTGAAGTTGTTGCAGTAGATATGATCTATTACAATGGTGGAGATACATTCGCTTATACAGGCGAAACTGATGGTGTAAAACCATATTTTGAAGTAACTGATTTCACTGAATTAGTTGCAAAGACTGATGGAACAAACTATGATATAGCTGCTGATTCATTAGTTAAAATCACTGGTGTTGTTACAGGTAATTCATTTGATGGATTATTCTTACAAGATGCAAATGGCGTAGGATTCTTCTTATACAAACCATTTGAAACTGGTATTAATATCGGGGATGAAGTAACTTATTTAGGTACAGTTGGCGCTTATAATGGTGCTAGACAATTAGCATACGGCGCAAGCTTAGTTGAAGTTGTTTCAACTGGTAACGATTTAATCGTTACCAGTGTTACAGCAGATGAAATTAACGCTTTCGGTGAAGCTGATGCTGGAACACTTTATAGTTTTGATGGATTCACATTAAAAGAAATTGATGGAAATACAATGGTATTAGAATATCTTATGGCTGATGGAGTAACAACAGGTATCGTAAATGTTAGATATTATACTAACTGGGATGACTTAGAAACAATTGCTGAACAATATGCAATTGGCGCTGCTTTACCTACTATTGAATTTATAGTTTATAACTATAGAGATGGTTTAGTTCAAGCTGACGTTTTAGCTGCTCATTTCACAGATGCTGAATATATTCAATTTGATGCTAATGAAGTTCCTGACACATTAGAATTAAGTGAAGATCTCATTATTCCTACAGCTGAATTTGGTTCAACTTATACAATCACAGATATTACTGGAGACGCTGCTACATTCTTAGATTACACTACAACTCCTGGAACTATCTTAGTGACTCAACCTGCTATTGGACAAGCAGATGCAACTGGTACAATGACTGTTGAAGTATCTTTAGGTACTGAAACTCCTATCGTTGTAAATGTAGCGCTTACTGTTAAAGCTGAAGTAGATCTTTCTGGAGAAACAACTTATACAGAAACATTTACTAATTTAGATCTTACTGGAACATCATATGCTGCTGGATCATTTGTTGGAGATAATAGTATTACTTGGAGTTATACAGAATCTAGAGGTGATTTTACTTTAGATGGAAAAGCTATTATGTTAGATAAAAATGGAGATGGATCTTCTTTATCTGCAACAATTCAAGGTGGAATTTCAAGTTTTTCTTTGGACTTCTATGATGCCTATAGTGGTGCTGCACAAGTTGAATTGTGGATTAATGGTACATTAATTGCAACTTCAGTATCATTTGACGATGATGGAGATGGTTCAGTTTATGAAACATTTGTTGTAACTGACATTAATATTTCTGGAGAATTTACAATCCAAATATTAGCTGCTGGTTCTCAAATGGCTATAGATAATCTTACTTGGACTACATATACAGCTGAATAA
- a CDS encoding endonuclease, with protein MKKKILSIIMMVLSLFVFIGCNTVINDTNTTVEQTSIDPTTELPVTESPTEEPTEMPTTEKFTEEPTVAPTEAPTTEEITEVPTTEEPTTEEPSTEEPTAVPTEEPTEQPTTEEITSQEPAVLESIVIIEQDRFYEIDETFNYDALTVKAIYDDGSEVIVDNNDLSIRGFSTSVTGERNAYIIYNRLPVEYNYIVLEDYAFEIDNEYYEDAINLRGNTLKITLNTIIRENFIPLLYGDAPSILEESDADPNNFNHVLLLYPGEYGASVPNGYQSSIGGYYWNREHVWPQSRLGMNVSYDNDFPSIATDVHNLKPADGEENAFRSNHYFDNITTDNTYEPNDNVKGDIARILFYMATMYLELSFNDLPNSQSNEKTMGMISVLLEWNQLDPVDEFEMNRNEVIFSYQGNRNPFIDYPEFAELIWGDLAE; from the coding sequence ATGAAAAAGAAAATTTTATCAATCATAATGATGGTTTTATCATTGTTTGTATTTATAGGTTGTAACACCGTCATCAATGATACAAATACCACTGTTGAACAAACAAGTATAGATCCAACAACCGAACTTCCAGTAACTGAATCCCCAACAGAAGAACCTACAGAAATGCCGACAACTGAAAAGTTTACTGAAGAACCCACAGTTGCTCCAACCGAAGCTCCAACGACTGAAGAAATAACTGAAGTTCCAACGACTGAGGAACCTACTACTGAAGAGCCTTCTACTGAGGAACCTACAGCTGTTCCAACTGAGGAACCTACTGAACAACCAACAACTGAAGAAATTACAAGTCAAGAACCCGCAGTCTTAGAATCAATAGTAATTATTGAACAAGATAGATTTTATGAAATCGATGAAACATTCAATTACGATGCTTTAACTGTCAAAGCAATTTATGATGATGGTTCAGAAGTCATCGTTGATAACAACGATTTATCTATTAGAGGTTTTTCTACTTCTGTCACAGGAGAAAGAAATGCTTATATCATTTATAATCGTCTTCCTGTTGAATATAACTATATTGTTTTAGAAGATTATGCTTTTGAAATAGATAACGAATATTATGAAGATGCCATCAACTTAAGAGGAAATACTCTAAAGATTACCTTGAATACCATCATTAGAGAAAATTTCATTCCTTTATTATATGGCGATGCTCCTAGTATACTAGAAGAATCAGATGCTGATCCAAACAACTTTAACCATGTTTTATTACTTTATCCTGGTGAATATGGAGCATCTGTACCTAATGGATACCAATCTTCTATTGGTGGATATTATTGGAATAGAGAACATGTTTGGCCTCAATCAAGACTAGGAATGAATGTAAGCTATGATAATGATTTCCCAAGTATAGCAACAGATGTCCATAATTTAAAACCAGCTGATGGAGAAGAAAATGCTTTTAGAAGCAATCATTATTTTGATAACATAACCACAGATAATACATACGAACCTAATGATAATGTCAAAGGTGATATAGCAAGAATATTATTCTATATGGCGACTATGTACTTAGAATTATCATTTAATGACCTTCCTAATTCTCAATCTAATGAAAAAACAATGGGAATGATTTCTGTTTTACTTGAATGGAATCAATTAGATCCTGTTGATGAATTTGAAATGAATAGAAATGAAGTTATATTCTCTTACCAAGGAAATAGAAACCCATTTATAGATTACCCAGAATTTGCAGAATTAATTTGGGGAGATTTAGCTGAATAA
- a CDS encoding DHH family phosphoesterase, whose protein sequence is MIQDQILEKIKEYKKIIIHIHKRPDGDCYGAGFGLKNIIKETYPEKEVYLVGEEAEYVSYVGTPDKLEDEMFKGALSIVVDTASEDRVSDGRFKLSDFVIKIDHHIPVNDYGDLMYVDTTRPASAQIILEFFLRYKDELKFNMEAAIALYTGIVTDTGRFRFRSVNSDTFRSVAYLLDYGLDFVEVLNKLSVKSENLLKLQGYVLLNFKKTENGVAYIKMTNELVEEFDVSLEEATSLVNELSQLEDCPVWMLFAEYEEDFVRARMRSKGPAIDKLANQYDGGGHALACGANLGTWDKADELLADADILVKEYKENLDK, encoded by the coding sequence ATGATTCAAGATCAAATTTTAGAAAAAATTAAAGAGTATAAGAAGATTATTATCCATATTCATAAAAGACCTGATGGTGATTGTTATGGTGCAGGATTTGGTTTAAAAAACATTATTAAAGAAACTTATCCTGAAAAAGAAGTATATTTAGTTGGTGAGGAAGCTGAATATGTATCATATGTAGGAACTCCAGATAAATTAGAAGATGAGATGTTTAAGGGTGCTTTATCGATTGTTGTGGACACAGCATCTGAAGATAGGGTATCTGATGGAAGATTTAAGTTAAGTGATTTTGTGATAAAAATTGATCATCATATACCTGTAAATGATTATGGTGATTTAATGTATGTTGATACAACAAGACCAGCAAGTGCTCAAATTATTTTAGAGTTTTTCTTAAGATATAAAGATGAACTTAAATTTAATATGGAAGCTGCTATTGCCTTATACACAGGAATTGTGACAGATACAGGTAGATTTAGGTTTAGATCTGTCAATTCTGATACCTTTAGGTCTGTGGCTTATTTATTGGATTATGGTTTAGATTTTGTTGAAGTATTAAACAAACTATCAGTTAAATCTGAAAATTTATTAAAATTACAAGGTTATGTCTTATTAAACTTTAAAAAAACAGAAAATGGTGTAGCTTATATTAAAATGACCAATGAACTTGTTGAAGAATTTGATGTATCTTTAGAAGAAGCAACGTCATTAGTTAATGAATTGTCACAATTAGAAGATTGTCCTGTATGGATGTTATTTGCTGAATATGAAGAAGACTTTGTACGAGCAAGAATGCGTTCCAAAGGGCCAGCTATTGATAAATTAGCCAATCAATATGATGGTGGTGGCCATGCTTTAGCCTGTGGTGCTAATTTAGGTACTTGGGATAAGGCCGATGAGTTATTGGCTGATGCGGATATATTGGTTAAGGAATATAAAGAAAACTTAGATAAATAA
- a CDS encoding Na/Pi cotransporter family protein, whose product MSILFLSIDWVEISFAVIGGLGIFLYGMSLMSDSLKKLAGNKLRLFLEKTTNTPLKGIFVGVLLTALIQSSSATSALVVGLVRAGLMTLPQAVGVIFGANLGTTFTSIIISLDIDRFVYPIIFVGAFMIFFLKKRKIQTLGRVILGFGLLFYGLEIMGGALKTLVELPAFRQVLLSVEDRPIIGVFVGVITTAVIQSSSATIGILQQLFSTGAVPLVGAIAIVLGDNIGTTITSIFASIGGSSSAKRTALVHVLFNMFGTIVFLILIRLYSKLVAWIATHLIGADYITNKFTISISHVLFNLMTIFVLYFFIKQIVWVVTKLIPTKSELNMEEVPLDKLLLKESPDLAIENSNAAIKNMANCASGMFEFVFSYSMENDEKSHEIGLQCEQLLDSMEDKIHNYLVEIGSNDLSQKQMQKVAKNIDTISDYERIGDHLDNLFELFYERKERKLVFDDFECKELNNLFSLIRQSFIESFKAYFEEDKISAGKVIQREKDIDKLVKSYRVSHINRINDPSIKNNSSGYYVDILSNLERIADHLENIALNTINESFAYHKSKLIEE is encoded by the coding sequence ATGTCGATTTTATTTTTGTCTATAGACTGGGTAGAAATCTCATTTGCAGTGATAGGAGGTCTTGGTATTTTCCTATACGGAATGAGCTTAATGAGTGACTCATTAAAGAAACTGGCAGGAAATAAACTAAGACTATTTTTAGAAAAAACAACAAACACACCTTTAAAGGGTATATTTGTTGGTGTTTTACTCACCGCATTAATTCAATCTTCATCAGCAACTAGTGCTTTGGTGGTAGGTTTAGTTAGGGCGGGATTAATGACCTTACCACAAGCAGTTGGGGTTATATTTGGAGCGAACTTAGGGACAACATTTACCTCGATTATCATATCTTTAGATATTGATCGTTTTGTTTACCCGATTATCTTTGTGGGTGCCTTTATGATTTTCTTCTTAAAAAAGAGAAAAATTCAAACACTTGGTCGGGTTATTCTTGGTTTTGGACTTTTATTTTATGGTCTAGAAATCATGGGCGGGGCCTTAAAAACCTTGGTTGAGTTACCTGCTTTTAGACAAGTATTGCTTAGTGTTGAGGATAGACCAATCATTGGCGTCTTTGTTGGTGTTATTACTACAGCTGTAATTCAATCATCTTCTGCAACGATTGGTATTTTACAACAATTATTCTCTACAGGTGCGGTACCTTTAGTTGGTGCGATTGCGATTGTTTTAGGTGATAATATTGGAACAACCATCACAAGTATTTTTGCTTCAATTGGTGGTTCAAGTTCTGCTAAAAGAACTGCTTTAGTCCATGTTCTCTTTAATATGTTTGGGACAATAGTGTTTTTAATATTGATAAGACTTTATTCTAAGTTAGTGGCTTGGATAGCCACTCATTTGATTGGCGCTGATTATATTACCAATAAGTTTACCATATCAATTTCCCATGTTTTGTTTAATTTAATGACTATATTTGTTTTATATTTCTTTATTAAACAAATTGTTTGGGTAGTAACAAAACTTATCCCTACAAAGAGTGAATTAAATATGGAAGAAGTTCCATTGGATAAACTCTTATTGAAAGAATCACCTGATTTAGCTATTGAAAATTCAAACGCTGCCATTAAAAATATGGCAAATTGTGCCTCTGGAATGTTTGAATTTGTATTTAGTTATTCTATGGAAAATGACGAAAAGAGTCATGAGATCGGATTACAATGTGAACAATTGTTAGATTCTATGGAAGATAAAATTCATAATTATTTGGTGGAAATTGGATCCAATGATTTAAGTCAAAAACAAATGCAAAAAGTTGCTAAAAACATTGATACAATCAGTGATTATGAACGAATAGGTGATCATTTAGATAATCTATTTGAACTATTCTATGAAAGAAAAGAAAGAAAACTTGTTTTTGATGACTTTGAATGTAAGGAACTTAATAACTTATTCTCTCTAATAAGACAATCTTTTATAGAATCCTTTAAAGCTTATTTCGAAGAAGATAAAATTTCAGCTGGAAAAGTAATCCAAAGAGAAAAAGACATTGATAAATTGGTTAAATCTTACCGTGTAAGTCATATCAATAGGATTAATGATCCTAGTATTAAAAACAATTCATCTGGATACTATGTGGATATTTTATCTAACTTAGAAAGAATCGCTGATCACCTTGAAAATATTGCATTAAACACGATTAATGAGAGCTTTGCTTATCATAAAAGTAAACTCATAGAAGAATAA
- a CDS encoding DHH family phosphoesterase, producing MVEKLFEYIEQYESIVIARHKNPDLDAYGSQFGLYYALKAQYPHKNFYIVGDSNSLNYFGDFHVIPIELRNKSLVIILDTVAKQMLDQVDYLNYDTLVLVDHHRNDPDIDHDLYIRDTNASSTAEMVAEMLLNQNIDINLDSAKALYMGILGDTGRFRFNSTTSKTFLIASKLLESGINIQEIHDLVYLESFEDKKIKSVFFESVELTKKHVAYRKNTKEFLDKYNLNAHYVSRGLIGQMAGIKEIPIWVNFTYDPEEDHIKCELRSRDYEVLKVAKKYGGGGHLLACGCSVDTWDQTDLILKDLDKLLEEEEK from the coding sequence ATGGTTGAAAAATTGTTTGAATATATAGAACAATATGAGTCAATTGTCATCGCAAGACATAAGAATCCTGACTTAGATGCTTATGGTTCACAGTTTGGTTTATATTATGCTTTAAAAGCACAATATCCACATAAAAACTTTTATATTGTTGGAGATTCTAATTCTCTAAATTATTTTGGAGATTTTCATGTGATACCTATAGAATTAAGAAATAAATCCTTGGTAATCATCTTGGATACTGTCGCTAAACAAATGTTAGATCAAGTTGATTATTTAAATTATGATACCTTAGTTTTGGTGGATCATCATAGAAATGATCCTGATATTGACCATGATTTATATATAAGAGATACTAATGCTTCTTCAACCGCTGAAATGGTTGCTGAAATGCTTTTAAATCAAAATATAGATATTAACTTAGATAGTGCTAAAGCTTTGTATATGGGCATATTAGGCGATACAGGAAGGTTTAGATTTAATTCAACAACTTCTAAAACGTTCTTAATAGCTTCGAAACTACTAGAGTCTGGAATTAACATACAAGAAATACATGATTTAGTATATCTAGAAAGTTTTGAAGATAAGAAAATAAAATCCGTATTTTTTGAATCAGTTGAGTTAACTAAGAAGCATGTGGCCTATCGGAAAAATACAAAAGAGTTTTTAGATAAGTATAATCTAAATGCCCATTATGTAAGTCGCGGTTTGATAGGACAGATGGCTGGAATTAAAGAAATACCTATTTGGGTTAATTTTACATATGACCCGGAAGAAGATCATATAAAATGTGAATTACGTTCAAGAGATTATGAAGTCTTAAAGGTCGCAAAAAAATATGGTGGTGGAGGACATTTACTTGCGTGTGGATGTTCAGTTGATACTTGGGACCAAACAGATTTAATATTAAAAGATTTAGACAAATTATTAGAGGAGGAAGAAAAATGA